Proteins encoded within one genomic window of Ovis aries strain OAR_USU_Benz2616 breed Rambouillet chromosome 1, ARS-UI_Ramb_v3.0, whole genome shotgun sequence:
- the S100A14 gene encoding protein S100-A14, translating to MGQCRSANAEDAQELSDVEKAIETLIKNFHQYSVEGGKETLTPSELRDLVTQQLPHLMPNNCGLEEKISNLGNCNDSKLEFGSFWELIGEAAKSVKLENTVQGS from the exons ATGGGACAGTGTCGGTCAGCCAACGCTGAG GATGCCCAGGAACTCAGTGATGTGGAGAAGGCCATTGAGACCCTGATCAAGAATTTCCACCAGTATTCGgtggagggtgggaaggagacgCTGACTCCCTCCGAGCTCCGGGACCTGGTCACCCAGCAGCTGCCCCACCTCATGCCG AACAACTGTGGGCTGGAAGAGAAAATCTCCAACTTGGGCAACTGTAACGACTCTAAACTGGAGTTCGGGAGCTTCTGGGAGCTGATTGGAGAAGCAGCCAAGAGTGTGAAGCTGGAGAACACTGTCCAGGGGAGCTGA